In Stigmatella aurantiaca, one DNA window encodes the following:
- a CDS encoding acyl-CoA dehydrogenase has product MNFELTDIQRETQRMCREFAARELIPNARKWDETHAWPTEAVKKLAELSLLGVAVPEQHGGAGLDNVCYAIAMEEISRGCASTGVIMSVNNSLYCDPVSKYGTEAQKKEFLTPYASGEKLGCFGLTEPEAGSDAAAQQTVAVRKGDEYIINGSKNWITNGPKADAIVLFTMTNKEAGNKGITAFIVPTNTPGFIRAEPDKKMGISAAHSCSMFFEDMRVPAKYLLGKEGEGFKVAMSTLDGGRIGIAAQALGIARAAFEEAVRYSGERKTFGKPIRDHQAIQFMLADMATEIDAARLLVHQAAVLKDKGVRHSMESAMAKLYASEMASRVANKALQVHGGMGYSKEMDAERHVRDARITEIYEGTSEIQRIVISANLLKE; this is encoded by the coding sequence ATGAACTTCGAGCTGACCGACATCCAGCGGGAAACCCAGCGGATGTGCCGCGAGTTCGCCGCGCGCGAGCTCATCCCCAACGCCCGGAAGTGGGACGAGACCCACGCGTGGCCCACCGAGGCGGTGAAGAAGCTCGCCGAGCTGTCGCTCCTGGGCGTGGCGGTGCCCGAGCAGCACGGCGGCGCCGGGCTGGACAACGTCTGCTACGCCATCGCCATGGAGGAGATCAGCCGCGGCTGCGCTTCCACCGGCGTCATCATGAGCGTGAACAACTCGCTCTACTGCGATCCGGTGTCCAAGTACGGCACCGAGGCGCAGAAGAAGGAGTTCCTCACCCCGTACGCCAGCGGCGAGAAGCTCGGCTGCTTCGGCCTCACCGAGCCCGAGGCCGGCAGCGACGCGGCGGCCCAGCAGACCGTCGCGGTGCGCAAGGGTGACGAGTACATCATCAACGGCTCGAAGAACTGGATCACCAACGGCCCCAAGGCCGACGCCATCGTGCTGTTCACGATGACGAACAAGGAGGCGGGCAACAAGGGCATCACCGCCTTCATCGTGCCCACCAACACCCCGGGCTTCATCCGGGCCGAGCCCGACAAGAAGATGGGCATCAGCGCGGCGCACTCCTGCTCCATGTTCTTCGAGGACATGCGCGTGCCGGCCAAGTACCTCCTGGGCAAGGAGGGCGAGGGCTTCAAGGTCGCCATGAGCACGCTGGACGGGGGCCGCATCGGCATCGCCGCGCAGGCGCTGGGCATCGCCCGGGCGGCCTTCGAGGAGGCAGTGCGCTACTCGGGCGAGCGCAAGACGTTCGGCAAGCCCATCCGGGACCACCAGGCCATCCAGTTCATGCTGGCGGACATGGCCACGGAGATCGACGCGGCGCGCCTGCTGGTGCACCAGGCCGCGGTGCTCAAGGACAAGGGCGTGCGCCACTCGATGGAGAGCGCCATGGCGAAGCTGTACGCCAGCGAGATGGCCAGCCGCGTGGCCAACAAGGCCCTCCAGGTGCATGGCGGCATGGGCTACAGCAAGGAGATGGACGCCGAGCGCCACGTGCGCGACGCGCGCATCACCGAAATCTACGAGGGGACGAGCGAGATCCAGCGCATCGTCATCTCGGCCAACCTGCTGAAGGAGTAA
- a CDS encoding AgmX/PglI C-terminal domain-containing protein: protein MRGIFAAALLLASTGALGQDEPGSRPAKKKAAPKAREVLDVNRLPFTPDSIQQVIAYHREKIQACYEDTLVEQDKKVEGKLMTTFTISAVGMVKNAKVIKKGTTLKDAGLHDCVVAVLTAMSFPKPPDGRDHPIEYPFNLKAIE from the coding sequence ATGAGGGGGATTTTCGCCGCGGCGCTGTTGCTGGCTTCCACCGGGGCACTCGGGCAGGACGAGCCCGGGTCCAGGCCCGCCAAGAAGAAGGCCGCGCCCAAGGCCCGCGAGGTGCTGGATGTGAACCGGCTGCCCTTCACGCCGGACTCCATCCAGCAGGTGATTGCCTACCACCGGGAGAAGATCCAGGCCTGCTACGAGGACACGCTCGTGGAGCAGGACAAGAAGGTGGAGGGCAAGCTCATGACGACCTTCACCATCTCCGCGGTGGGCATGGTGAAGAACGCGAAGGTAATCAAAAAGGGCACCACGCTGAAGGACGCCGGACTGCATGACTGCGTGGTGGCGGTGCTCACGGCGATGAGCTTCCCCAAGCCGCCGGATGGCCGCGACCACCCCATCGAGTACCCTTTCAACCTCAAGGCCATCGAGTAG
- a CDS encoding 3-hydroxyacyl-CoA dehydrogenase family protein: protein MATTQHIVVVGAGQMGAGIAQVALQTGLRVTLVDVSEEGLAKGASRIRAGLAKLVEKGKLDDARRKAAEANLATSPRLAEVKDVDFAIEAATENEELKKRIFRDLDAVVRPGGVLASNTSSIPITRIAAVTKRPESVIGMHFMNPVPVMQLVEIIRGAATSDETYTTTRALAEQMGKTTVVSRDMPGFIVNRILIPMLNEACFALMEGLGTAEDIDTAMKLGTNQPMGPLQLADFIGLDTCLSIAEVLHKGLGDDKYRPCPLLRQYVDAGWYGKKSGRGFYKY from the coding sequence ATGGCAACCACCCAGCACATCGTCGTCGTCGGGGCAGGGCAGATGGGGGCGGGCATCGCGCAGGTCGCGCTGCAAACGGGGCTGCGCGTCACGTTGGTGGACGTCTCCGAGGAAGGACTGGCCAAGGGCGCAAGCCGCATCCGCGCGGGCCTGGCCAAGCTCGTGGAGAAGGGCAAGCTGGACGACGCCCGGCGCAAGGCCGCCGAGGCGAACCTCGCCACCTCCCCGCGCCTCGCCGAGGTGAAGGACGTGGACTTCGCCATCGAGGCCGCCACCGAGAACGAGGAGCTCAAGAAGCGCATCTTCCGGGACCTGGACGCGGTGGTGCGGCCCGGCGGCGTGCTCGCCTCGAACACCTCCTCGATTCCCATCACCCGCATCGCGGCGGTGACGAAGCGGCCCGAGTCCGTCATCGGCATGCACTTCATGAACCCGGTGCCGGTGATGCAGCTCGTGGAGATCATCCGAGGGGCGGCCACCTCGGATGAGACGTACACCACGACGCGCGCCCTGGCCGAGCAGATGGGCAAGACGACGGTGGTGTCGCGCGACATGCCGGGCTTCATCGTCAACCGCATCCTCATCCCCATGCTGAACGAGGCGTGCTTCGCGCTGATGGAGGGGCTGGGCACGGCGGAGGACATCGACACGGCGATGAAGCTGGGCACCAACCAGCCCATGGGCCCGCTGCAGCTCGCGGACTTCATCGGCCTGGACACGTGCCTGTCCATCGCCGAGGTGCTCCACAAGGGCCTGGGCGATGACAAGTACCGCCCGTGCCCGCTGCTGCGGCAGTACGTGGATGCCGGCTGGTACGGCAAGAAGAGCGGCCGCGGCTTCTACAAGTACTGA
- a CDS encoding carbohydrate ABC transporter permease has translation MGWLKKIAFGLLLLVIVLYTLFPFYWAIVSSLKTGSELFEVSPWPKEPAWSNYTAVFTAQPFGQNIVNSVIVATAVVLVSLLLGLTASFALARIQFRGRSMLLLTVLGVSMFPQIAVLSGMFELVRWLGIYNKLPSLILSNLILTLPFTIWVLTTFMRELPKDLEEAAIVDGATPWMVVTKVFLPLLGPAMATTGLLAFISAWNEFLFALTFTLSDDVRTVPVAIALFSGGSAFETPWGIIMAASVIVTVPLVVLVLIFQRKIISGLTAGAVKG, from the coding sequence ATGGGCTGGCTGAAGAAGATCGCCTTTGGGCTGCTGCTGCTGGTCATCGTCCTCTACACGCTCTTTCCCTTCTACTGGGCGATCGTCTCGTCCCTGAAGACGGGCAGCGAGCTGTTCGAGGTCTCCCCGTGGCCGAAGGAGCCCGCGTGGAGCAACTACACGGCGGTGTTCACTGCCCAGCCCTTCGGGCAGAACATCGTCAACTCGGTCATCGTCGCCACCGCGGTGGTGCTGGTGTCGCTGCTGCTGGGGCTGACGGCCTCGTTCGCGTTGGCGCGCATCCAGTTCCGGGGCCGCAGCATGCTGCTGCTCACGGTGCTGGGCGTGTCCATGTTCCCGCAGATCGCCGTGCTGTCGGGCATGTTCGAGCTGGTGCGGTGGCTGGGCATCTACAACAAGCTGCCGTCGCTCATCCTCTCGAACCTCATCCTCACCCTGCCCTTCACCATCTGGGTGCTCACCACGTTCATGCGCGAGCTGCCGAAGGACCTGGAGGAAGCGGCCATCGTGGACGGCGCCACGCCGTGGATGGTCGTCACGAAGGTGTTCCTGCCGCTCTTGGGGCCCGCCATGGCGACCACGGGCCTCCTGGCGTTCATCTCCGCGTGGAACGAGTTCCTCTTCGCGCTCACCTTCACCCTGTCGGACGATGTCCGCACGGTGCCGGTGGCCATCGCCCTGTTCAGCGGCGGCAGCGCGTTCGAGACGCCCTGGGGCATCATCATGGCCGCCTCCGTCATCGTCACCGTGCCGCTCGTGGTGCTGGTGCTGATCTTCCAGCGGAAGATCATCTCCGGCCTCACCGCAGGCGCCGTGAAGGGCTAG
- a CDS encoding enoyl-CoA hydratase-related protein: MAYDNIRLEKQGAIATLTIDRPKALNALNTQTFHEIEAALLSLGTDTRVLIVTGGGEKAFVAGADIAEMATISADKAREFSALGQRVMGLLEQRPFPTIAAVNGFALGGGCELAMACDLIYASEKAKLGVPESTLGVIPGFGGTQRLTRLVGKMRAKELILTGSHVTAAQAKEYGLVLDVLPPEKLMEHCLAVAGKLIKNGPLALAQAKRVVEFGADQDLRSANELESQGFGVLFGTEDQREGMKAFLEKRPAAFAGK, translated from the coding sequence ATGGCCTACGACAACATCCGGCTGGAGAAGCAGGGCGCCATCGCGACCCTCACGATTGACCGGCCCAAGGCGCTCAACGCGCTCAACACCCAGACGTTCCACGAGATCGAGGCCGCGCTGCTGTCGCTGGGCACGGACACCCGCGTCCTCATCGTCACCGGCGGGGGCGAGAAGGCCTTCGTGGCGGGGGCGGACATCGCCGAGATGGCCACCATCTCCGCGGACAAGGCCCGCGAGTTCTCCGCGTTGGGACAGCGCGTCATGGGCCTCTTGGAGCAGCGGCCCTTTCCCACCATCGCGGCGGTGAACGGCTTCGCGCTGGGCGGCGGCTGCGAGCTCGCCATGGCGTGCGATCTCATCTACGCCTCGGAGAAGGCGAAGCTGGGCGTGCCCGAGTCGACGCTGGGCGTCATCCCCGGCTTCGGCGGCACGCAGCGGCTCACCCGGCTGGTGGGGAAGATGCGCGCCAAGGAGCTCATCCTCACGGGCAGCCACGTGACGGCGGCCCAGGCCAAGGAGTACGGGCTGGTGCTGGACGTGCTGCCCCCCGAGAAGCTGATGGAGCACTGCCTGGCGGTGGCGGGCAAGCTCATCAAGAATGGCCCCCTGGCGCTCGCCCAGGCCAAGCGCGTCGTCGAGTTCGGCGCGGACCAGGACCTCCGCTCAGCCAACGAGCTGGAGAGCCAGGGCTTCGGCGTCCTCTTCGGGACCGAGGACCAGCGCGAGGGCATGAAGGCTTTCCTCGAGAAGCGCCCCGCGGCCTTCGCGGGTAAGTAA
- a CDS encoding ABC transporter substrate-binding protein: protein MKKVLAGLVAAAAFITPELAQAEKIVIACGSVGQEQELCTQGAQAWAKKSGHTVQIMSVPTDAGQQLAQFQQLLAAGSTDLDVVRIDIIWPGIVANHFIDLKPHFPEDVLKQHFQPIVKNNTVNGKLVAMPWFTEAGLLYYRKDLLEKHGQKPPTTWQELAQSAKTIVDAEKKGGNDKLVGFVFQGKSYEGLTCNALEWVDSFGGGTIVDSSGQVTINNPKAVQAVDFMASLVGNVVPKGVLAYEEEGARGAFQSGNAVFMRNWPYAWALANSKDSQIKGKVEVMALPKGGADGKATGALGGWQLGVSKYSKNPEIAVDLVKYLTGPEEQKRRALVGAFNPTIMSLYKDEELLKANPFFGSLYDTFVNAVPRPTITGTKYNQVSTEFRNAVYSTLSGKGKAADNLKRVDTKLKSLGKNGKW, encoded by the coding sequence ATGAAAAAGGTACTGGCAGGGCTTGTGGCCGCGGCGGCATTCATCACCCCGGAGCTGGCGCAGGCGGAGAAGATCGTCATTGCCTGTGGCAGCGTGGGCCAGGAGCAGGAGCTCTGCACCCAGGGGGCTCAGGCCTGGGCGAAGAAGAGCGGGCACACGGTGCAGATCATGAGCGTGCCGACGGACGCCGGGCAGCAGCTCGCGCAGTTCCAGCAGCTCTTGGCGGCGGGCTCCACGGACCTGGACGTGGTGCGCATCGACATCATCTGGCCGGGCATCGTGGCCAACCACTTCATCGACCTGAAGCCGCACTTCCCCGAGGACGTGCTCAAGCAGCACTTCCAGCCCATCGTGAAGAACAACACGGTGAACGGCAAGCTGGTGGCGATGCCCTGGTTCACCGAGGCGGGCCTGCTCTACTACCGCAAGGACCTGCTGGAGAAGCACGGGCAGAAGCCGCCCACCACGTGGCAGGAGCTGGCGCAGTCGGCCAAGACCATCGTGGACGCGGAGAAGAAGGGGGGCAACGACAAGCTCGTGGGCTTCGTGTTCCAGGGCAAGTCGTACGAGGGCCTGACGTGCAACGCGCTGGAGTGGGTGGACTCCTTCGGCGGCGGGACGATTGTGGACTCCAGCGGCCAGGTCACCATCAACAACCCGAAGGCGGTGCAGGCCGTTGACTTCATGGCCTCGCTGGTGGGCAACGTGGTGCCCAAGGGCGTGCTGGCCTACGAGGAAGAGGGCGCGCGCGGCGCGTTCCAGTCCGGCAACGCGGTGTTCATGCGCAACTGGCCGTACGCCTGGGCGCTGGCGAACTCCAAGGACAGCCAGATCAAGGGCAAGGTGGAAGTGATGGCGCTGCCCAAGGGCGGCGCGGACGGCAAGGCCACGGGCGCGCTGGGCGGCTGGCAGCTCGGGGTGTCCAAGTACTCCAAGAACCCGGAGATCGCCGTGGACCTGGTGAAGTACCTCACGGGCCCCGAGGAGCAGAAGCGCCGCGCGCTGGTGGGCGCCTTCAACCCCACCATCATGAGCCTCTACAAGGACGAGGAACTGCTCAAGGCCAACCCCTTCTTCGGCAGCCTCTACGACACGTTCGTGAACGCCGTGCCGCGGCCCACCATCACCGGCACCAAGTACAACCAGGTGAGCACCGAGTTCCGCAACGCGGTCTACTCCACGCTGTCGGGCAAAGGTAAGGCGGCCGACAACCTGAAGCGCGTGGACACGAAGCTCAAGAGCCTGGGCAAGAACGGGAAGTGGTAA
- a CDS encoding carbohydrate porin has product MLSSRRLRSCVTSFLSAATLLAVPTTASAWIGSENLEIGMYGRIGASWNPQTGRYVHGKSLNLLGNPLGGRFEEGDYMEPTIKLHIVKPVVEEPTKPWYQVVVTPAFYSSTGSFLGASPPGFSISQAYLEAGNVLTPDLTMWVGQRFYRSTDVHIADIFFFNQLVSQGAGVKYKGLDLAVLLQTSQAPGLYSVPAGPETGNMRIDRQRTVFVGQYVLPVAEKHSLNFLAEFHLLPSSKSLLTDEGTTVQEADIGYVGGVKGRLDLGNGSFNELSVRVGGGIANGAFSASPTFATFGRANEDGKYSGALGIEAVEHLLINVSPLLTLNAYGILEYSKGADDGERTSATTAINNGTNFAVGVRSFLYLTDNFHLINEATFQGFKAELPEGVEDPGMPTAFRFSIVPTLVPSGLRSAWARPHIRLIYSLAVYNQAEVDLYTDRGTIGLPVSPYLNDFGAKKFGHFVGTRAEWWF; this is encoded by the coding sequence GTGCTTTCTTCCCGAAGACTGCGTTCTTGCGTCACCTCGTTCCTCTCCGCCGCGACCCTCCTGGCAGTGCCCACCACCGCGTCCGCGTGGATTGGCTCTGAGAACCTGGAGATCGGCATGTACGGCCGCATTGGCGCCTCCTGGAATCCCCAGACGGGCCGGTACGTGCACGGCAAGTCCCTGAACCTCCTCGGCAACCCCCTGGGTGGCCGCTTCGAGGAAGGCGACTACATGGAGCCGACGATCAAGCTGCACATCGTCAAGCCCGTGGTGGAGGAGCCCACCAAGCCCTGGTACCAGGTGGTGGTCACCCCCGCCTTCTACTCGAGCACGGGCTCGTTCCTGGGCGCCTCGCCCCCGGGCTTCTCCATCTCGCAGGCGTACCTGGAGGCGGGCAACGTGCTCACCCCGGACCTGACGATGTGGGTGGGCCAGCGCTTCTACCGCAGCACCGACGTGCACATCGCCGATATCTTCTTCTTCAACCAGCTGGTCTCGCAGGGCGCGGGCGTGAAGTACAAGGGCCTGGACCTGGCGGTGCTGCTGCAGACCTCCCAGGCGCCCGGCCTCTACAGCGTGCCGGCGGGCCCGGAGACGGGCAACATGCGCATCGACCGTCAGCGCACGGTGTTCGTCGGCCAGTACGTGCTGCCGGTGGCCGAGAAGCACTCGCTGAACTTCCTGGCCGAGTTCCACCTGCTGCCCTCCAGCAAGTCCCTGCTCACCGATGAGGGCACCACGGTGCAGGAGGCCGACATCGGCTACGTGGGCGGCGTGAAGGGCCGCCTGGACCTGGGCAACGGCAGCTTCAACGAGCTGTCGGTGCGCGTCGGCGGCGGCATCGCCAACGGCGCCTTCAGCGCCTCGCCCACCTTCGCCACCTTCGGCCGTGCCAACGAGGACGGCAAGTACAGCGGCGCGCTGGGCATCGAGGCGGTGGAGCACCTGCTCATCAACGTGAGCCCGCTGCTCACCCTGAACGCCTACGGCATCCTCGAGTACAGCAAGGGCGCCGATGACGGGGAGCGGACCTCGGCCACCACCGCCATCAACAACGGCACGAACTTCGCGGTGGGCGTGCGCAGCTTCCTGTACCTGACCGACAACTTCCACCTCATCAACGAGGCGACGTTCCAGGGCTTCAAGGCGGAGCTGCCCGAGGGCGTGGAAGACCCGGGCATGCCCACGGCCTTCCGCTTCTCCATCGTCCCCACGCTCGTGCCCTCCGGCCTGCGCTCGGCCTGGGCCCGCCCGCACATCCGCCTCATCTACTCGCTGGCCGTCTACAACCAGGCCGAGGTGGACCTCTACACGG
- a CDS encoding acyl-CoA dehydrogenase family protein, whose amino-acid sequence MNLELTETQTLIRDTARKVARERVAPQARAADREERFSPALFKELAELGLMGVNLPSRFGGSEAGVVSYSLAVMELSAACASTSVAMAVTNMCGELINAFGTEAQKEKFLPRLTSGEAVVGAFALSEPHAGSDPGALHTTAVRQGDSWVLNGSKQWITSGAYAGVMVVWARTSGTGNKGLSAFIVEGGTKGLHVGKHEDKMGLRGSNTVGLTFEDCRIPADQLLGKEGEGFKLAMVALDGGRIGIASQACGVARAALEASVRYTKDRKAFNQPVSEFQGPRFMMADMKVQIAAAELLTFRAAALKEQGKPFTREASMAKLFASEMANRVCDKAVQLHGGYGYIDEFPVERYYRDARVQTIYEGTSEVQRMVIARETFKLFS is encoded by the coding sequence GTGAACCTCGAGCTGACCGAAACCCAGACGCTCATCCGTGACACCGCCCGCAAGGTGGCCCGCGAGCGCGTGGCCCCCCAGGCCCGCGCCGCCGACCGCGAGGAGCGCTTCTCGCCGGCGCTCTTCAAGGAGCTGGCGGAGCTGGGGCTGATGGGCGTGAACCTGCCCTCGCGCTTCGGCGGCTCCGAGGCCGGGGTGGTGTCCTACTCGCTGGCGGTGATGGAGCTGTCGGCCGCGTGTGCCTCCACCTCCGTGGCCATGGCCGTGACGAACATGTGCGGGGAGCTGATCAACGCCTTCGGCACCGAGGCCCAGAAGGAGAAGTTCCTGCCCCGGCTCACCTCGGGCGAGGCGGTGGTGGGCGCGTTCGCGCTCTCCGAGCCCCATGCGGGCTCGGACCCGGGCGCGCTGCACACCACGGCGGTGCGCCAGGGTGACAGCTGGGTGCTCAACGGCAGCAAGCAGTGGATCACCTCCGGGGCGTACGCGGGGGTGATGGTGGTGTGGGCGCGCACCTCGGGCACGGGCAACAAGGGCCTGTCCGCCTTCATCGTCGAGGGCGGGACGAAGGGCCTGCACGTGGGCAAGCACGAGGACAAGATGGGCCTGCGCGGCTCGAACACGGTGGGGCTCACGTTCGAGGACTGCCGGATTCCGGCGGACCAGCTCCTGGGCAAGGAAGGGGAGGGCTTCAAGTTGGCGATGGTGGCGCTGGATGGCGGCCGCATCGGCATCGCCTCCCAGGCGTGCGGCGTGGCCCGGGCCGCGCTGGAGGCCTCGGTGCGGTACACGAAGGACCGCAAGGCCTTCAACCAGCCGGTGAGCGAGTTCCAGGGCCCGCGCTTCATGATGGCGGACATGAAGGTGCAGATCGCCGCGGCGGAGCTGCTGACGTTCCGGGCGGCCGCGCTGAAGGAGCAGGGCAAGCCGTTCACGCGCGAGGCCTCCATGGCGAAGCTGTTCGCCAGCGAGATGGCCAACCGCGTGTGCGACAAGGCCGTGCAGCTCCACGGCGGCTACGGCTACATCGACGAGTTCCCGGTGGAGCGCTACTACCGGGACGCGCGCGTGCAGACCATCTACGAGGGCACCAGCGAGGTGCAGCGCATGGTCATCGCCCGGGAGACGTTCAAGCTCTTCAGCTGA
- a CDS encoding DUF3703 domain-containing protein — protein sequence MNPQLRGHFERELHDSREAEARGELAAAWRFLERAHILSQAYAGPHLRVHGAMFAFAWRRRDWREWRGQWPRLLLAAPGSWTGRAPRGNTGGANVGLFTPMAIPEDLQEWLREAPASPSRRLR from the coding sequence ATGAATCCCCAGCTACGCGGACACTTCGAGCGGGAACTCCACGACTCCCGGGAGGCCGAGGCGCGCGGGGAGCTGGCCGCCGCGTGGCGGTTCCTGGAGCGGGCCCACATCCTGAGTCAGGCCTATGCCGGGCCGCACCTCCGGGTGCACGGGGCCATGTTCGCGTTCGCCTGGCGGCGGCGGGACTGGCGCGAGTGGCGGGGACAATGGCCCCGGCTGCTGCTCGCGGCCCCCGGCTCGTGGACCGGGAGGGCCCCCCGGGGGAATACCGGGGGGGCCAACGTGGGCCTCTTCACCCCCATGGCCATTCCCGAGGACCTTCAGGAATGGCTCCGGGAGGCGCCGGCTAGCCCTTCACGGCGCCTGCGGTGA
- a CDS encoding carbohydrate ABC transporter permease — translation MAHPATPIVPGEGGSSGPPEGASALLRERTRAAWLFLAPTLVVMLLVAGWPLARTFWFSFTDANLTDMAASQFVGLDSIRQVLDDPDWWTTVVTTFKFAGVSVFLETVLGMIIALALNAKFGGRGLLRAAVLVPWAIPTVVSARMWAWMFNDIYGVVNAIFMSVGLISEPMAWTAEPSLAFGAVVAVDVWKTTPFMTLLILAALQMLPGDVYEAARIDGAGPIRAFFQVTLPMLKGPLMVAIIFRILDALRVFDIFFVLTGGGTDTMPMAGYARQRMFEYQEIGVGSAAASLLFAIIAVFTALYMVVGRVKLGD, via the coding sequence ATGGCCCACCCCGCGACCCCGATCGTTCCTGGCGAAGGGGGCTCTTCCGGACCGCCGGAAGGCGCCTCCGCCCTGCTGCGCGAGCGCACCCGCGCCGCCTGGCTGTTCCTGGCCCCCACCCTGGTGGTGATGCTGCTGGTGGCGGGCTGGCCGCTGGCGCGGACCTTCTGGTTCTCGTTCACGGACGCGAACCTCACGGACATGGCCGCCTCGCAGTTCGTGGGGTTGGACAGCATCCGCCAGGTCCTGGACGATCCGGACTGGTGGACCACGGTGGTCACCACCTTCAAGTTCGCGGGGGTGTCGGTCTTTCTGGAGACGGTGCTGGGGATGATCATCGCCCTGGCGCTGAACGCGAAGTTCGGGGGCCGTGGCCTGCTGCGCGCCGCGGTCCTCGTGCCCTGGGCCATCCCCACCGTTGTCTCGGCGAGGATGTGGGCCTGGATGTTCAACGACATCTACGGCGTGGTGAACGCCATCTTCATGTCCGTGGGGCTCATCTCCGAGCCCATGGCGTGGACGGCCGAGCCCTCCCTGGCCTTCGGGGCGGTGGTGGCCGTGGACGTGTGGAAGACGACGCCGTTCATGACGCTGCTCATCCTGGCGGCGCTGCAGATGCTGCCCGGGGACGTCTACGAGGCGGCCCGCATCGACGGGGCGGGGCCCATCCGGGCCTTCTTCCAGGTGACGCTGCCCATGCTGAAGGGGCCGCTGATGGTGGCCATCATCTTCCGCATCCTGGATGCGCTGCGCGTCTTCGACATCTTCTTTGTGCTCACCGGCGGTGGCACGGACACGATGCCCATGGCGGGCTACGCGCGGCAGCGCATGTTCGAGTACCAGGAGATCGGGGTCGGCTCGGCCGCGGCCTCCTTGTTGTTCGCGATCATCGCCGTGTTCACCGCCCTCTACATGGTGGTGGGCCGGGTGAAGCTGGGAGACTAG